Proteins encoded within one genomic window of Halorussus salilacus:
- a CDS encoding winged helix-turn-helix domain-containing protein: MSAPKAKDGTNEAAAEDTVLTDVLVPHAKVKILTVLLGENNRDLNPTDISRLAGIDRSTFYEHIDDLVAYGLVEETRTVGNSQMYQINRDNPAAEDLAQFEWDLLDHIPESE, encoded by the coding sequence ATGAGCGCCCCGAAAGCGAAAGATGGAACCAATGAGGCCGCCGCGGAGGATACCGTCTTGACCGACGTCCTCGTGCCGCACGCGAAGGTGAAGATTCTAACGGTGCTACTCGGCGAGAACAACCGCGATCTCAATCCCACCGACATCTCCCGGCTCGCGGGCATCGACCGCAGTACCTTCTACGAACACATCGACGACCTCGTGGCCTACGGTCTGGTCGAGGAGACCCGTACGGTCGGCAACAGCCAGATGTACCAGATAAACCGCGACAACCCTGCGGCCGAGGATCTCGCGCAGTTCGAGTGGGACCTGCTCGACCATATCCCCGAGTCCGAGTAG
- a CDS encoding queuosine precursor transporter, with protein MTDYHREVEAFPTGRIAIIGLFVTALVTAQLTASKLLAFSLPVSLPLVGDSLAMPGAALAYALTFFASDCYSELYGPREAVKMVTVGFAMNFVLLALVWSTIAAPAAPFSDVDPATFESVLGASTDIVVASLLAYLVSQNWDVFVFHRIREYTDGAHLWVRNVGSTATSQLLDTAIFVGVGFWVMPALLGGDPQAFGALAGLAVGQYLLKLLIAVADTPFVYAVVGYLRSRGHVAPAPQSAD; from the coding sequence ATGACCGACTACCACCGGGAGGTCGAGGCCTTCCCCACCGGCCGCATCGCCATCATCGGGCTGTTCGTCACCGCGCTGGTGACCGCACAGCTGACCGCCTCGAAGCTACTGGCGTTCTCCCTCCCCGTCTCGTTGCCGCTCGTCGGGGACTCGCTGGCGATGCCCGGCGCGGCGCTGGCGTACGCGCTCACCTTCTTCGCGTCGGACTGCTACTCGGAGCTGTACGGCCCCCGCGAGGCGGTCAAGATGGTCACCGTCGGGTTCGCCATGAACTTCGTGCTGCTCGCGCTGGTGTGGTCGACCATCGCCGCGCCCGCCGCGCCGTTCAGCGACGTGGACCCCGCGACGTTCGAGTCTGTGCTGGGTGCGAGCACCGATATCGTGGTCGCCAGCCTGTTGGCGTACCTCGTGAGCCAGAACTGGGACGTGTTCGTCTTCCACCGCATCCGCGAGTACACCGACGGCGCGCACCTCTGGGTCCGGAACGTGGGTTCGACCGCGACCAGCCAACTGCTCGACACCGCCATCTTCGTGGGCGTCGGGTTCTGGGTCATGCCCGCGCTCCTCGGGGGCGACCCGCAGGCGTTCGGCGCGCTCGCCGGTCTCGCGGTGGGCCAGTACCTCCTCAAGCTCCTCATCGCAGTCGCCGATACGCCCTTCGTCTACGCGGTCGTGGGCTACCTCCGGAGTCGGGGCCACGTCGCGCCCGCACCCCAGAGCGCCGACTGA
- a CDS encoding DNA polymerase sliding clamp gives MFKAIVSADTLRDTIDSVSVLVDECKIHLEEDGLAIRAVDPANVGMVDLELSAEAFESYEADGGIIGVNLDRLDDIAGMASGDQPVHLELDEETRKLHIQIDGLEYTLALIDPDSIRQEPDIPELDLPAEIVVEGSDIDRSVTAADMVSDHIALAVDADEETFIVEAEGDTDDVRLELDREDLIDLTAGPARSLFSLDYLKDMNKAIPSNAEVTVDLGEEFPVKLHFDIAEGQGNVTFMLAPRIQSD, from the coding sequence ATGTTTAAGGCTATCGTGAGCGCCGACACGCTCCGGGACACCATCGATTCCGTGAGCGTGCTGGTGGACGAGTGTAAGATCCACCTCGAAGAGGACGGCCTCGCCATCCGGGCGGTAGACCCGGCGAACGTCGGGATGGTCGATCTGGAACTCTCCGCGGAAGCGTTCGAGTCCTACGAGGCCGACGGCGGTATCATCGGCGTGAACCTCGACCGACTCGACGACATCGCCGGGATGGCGAGCGGCGACCAGCCGGTCCACCTCGAACTCGACGAGGAGACCCGCAAGCTCCACATCCAGATCGACGGGCTGGAGTACACCCTCGCGCTCATCGACCCCGACTCCATCCGACAGGAGCCCGACATCCCCGAACTCGACCTCCCTGCCGAGATCGTGGTCGAGGGCTCGGACATCGACCGCTCGGTCACGGCAGCCGACATGGTCAGCGACCACATCGCGCTGGCGGTCGACGCCGACGAGGAGACGTTCATCGTGGAGGCCGAGGGCGACACCGACGACGTGCGCCTCGAACTCGACCGCGAGGACCTCATCGACCTCACGGCGGGTCCGGCCCGGTCGCTGTTCAGCCTCGACTACCTCAAGGACATGAACAAGGCCATCCCGAGCAACGCCGAGGTCACCGTCGACCTCGGCGAGGAGTTCCCCGTCAAGCTCCACTTCGACATCGCGGAGGGACAGGGCAACGTCACCTTCATGCTGGCCCCGCGGATTCAGAGCGACTGA
- a CDS encoding MutS-related protein — translation MELEAIPGVGSKTADALSQLDDPESALAAGDVAELASAPGITEGRAASIARAAVRERHDDPGGFLATDRADELYRDVLGLLKDRTVTSYGEKRLETLYPSGAASRIEEVREFTERALARDPDEAVLDALADVEPLAEPRNVTVRDRCLATADAERYTEAQQAIPEMSVEVVEDARDLADLARGYSTVVALDEEFAGVSVDGDVRVEPDALERPAEIVPERPLAFFAANRDSLRAAARVHRRAGIDPPLDLDALESALERVDSDGTVVGDDELDRLARAIDDLDAAVSTAESVANDHLRDAIEERDVTVEGSDLLSLVEQGAGVDSLLSRELSDEYAAAVAAAREELVESLDLDAGEAEVARRAFPEEPTFPVEREEEAVSRLREDLVAAKDRRAARRKRELAADLAESRGAAEKLVRTALELDVELAIARFAEDFDCAIPEFAGEESAASGFEIRGGRSPLLDVDFADVEPVDYGVSDVALLSGVNSGGKTSTLDLVAVVVILAHMGLPVPAEEARLERFGELHYHAKTQGTLDAGAFESTLREFAELTGGGGDRLVLVDELESITEPGASAKIIAGILEELRGKDVTGVFVSHLAAEIREMADYDVPVDGIEAKGLEDGELVVNRSPVKDHLARSTPELIVEKLAGDSDGEFYDRLLEKF, via the coding sequence ATGGAGTTGGAGGCGATACCCGGCGTCGGGTCGAAGACGGCCGACGCGCTCTCGCAACTGGACGACCCCGAATCCGCGCTGGCGGCGGGCGACGTGGCGGAGCTCGCCAGCGCGCCCGGCATCACCGAGGGGCGAGCCGCGAGCATCGCGCGGGCGGCGGTCCGCGAGCGCCACGACGACCCCGGCGGCTTCCTCGCGACCGACCGCGCCGACGAACTCTACCGCGACGTGCTCGGCCTGCTGAAGGACCGGACCGTCACGAGCTACGGCGAGAAGCGCCTCGAAACTCTCTATCCCAGCGGGGCGGCCTCCCGCATCGAGGAGGTTCGGGAGTTCACCGAGCGCGCGCTTGCGCGCGACCCCGACGAGGCGGTGCTCGACGCCCTCGCCGACGTCGAACCCCTCGCCGAGCCCCGGAACGTGACGGTCCGCGACAGGTGTCTGGCGACCGCCGACGCCGAGCGCTACACCGAGGCCCAGCAGGCGATTCCCGAGATGAGCGTCGAGGTGGTAGAGGACGCCCGGGACCTCGCCGACCTCGCCCGCGGGTACTCGACCGTGGTCGCGCTCGACGAGGAGTTCGCGGGCGTGAGCGTCGACGGCGACGTTCGCGTCGAACCCGACGCGCTGGAGCGTCCGGCCGAAATCGTGCCCGAGCGACCCCTCGCCTTCTTCGCGGCGAATCGCGACAGTCTGCGGGCCGCCGCGCGGGTCCACCGCCGGGCGGGCATCGACCCGCCGCTCGACCTCGACGCGCTCGAATCCGCGCTGGAGCGCGTGGATTCGGACGGCACCGTGGTCGGCGACGACGAACTCGACCGACTGGCCCGCGCCATCGACGACCTCGACGCCGCGGTCTCGACCGCCGAGAGCGTCGCCAACGACCACCTCCGGGACGCCATCGAGGAGCGCGACGTGACCGTCGAGGGGTCGGACCTGCTGTCGCTGGTCGAGCAGGGCGCGGGGGTCGATTCCCTGCTCTCCCGGGAGCTGAGCGACGAGTACGCCGCCGCCGTCGCCGCCGCGCGCGAGGAGCTCGTCGAGTCGCTCGACCTCGACGCGGGCGAGGCCGAGGTCGCGCGCCGGGCGTTCCCCGAAGAGCCGACCTTCCCGGTCGAGCGCGAGGAGGAGGCCGTCTCGCGGCTCCGCGAGGACCTCGTCGCCGCCAAGGACCGACGGGCCGCCCGCCGGAAGCGCGAACTCGCCGCCGACCTCGCCGAGAGCCGCGGGGCCGCCGAAAAGCTGGTCCGGACCGCGCTCGAACTCGACGTGGAGCTGGCCATCGCGCGGTTCGCCGAGGACTTCGACTGCGCGATACCGGAGTTCGCGGGCGAGGAGTCGGCGGCGTCCGGATTCGAGATACGGGGCGGGCGCTCGCCCCTGCTCGACGTCGACTTCGCCGACGTGGAGCCGGTCGACTACGGCGTCTCGGACGTGGCACTGCTCTCGGGGGTCAACAGCGGCGGGAAGACCTCGACCCTCGACCTCGTTGCGGTGGTGGTGATTCTGGCCCACATGGGCCTGCCCGTCCCCGCCGAGGAGGCCCGACTGGAGCGGTTCGGCGAACTCCACTACCACGCCAAGACGCAGGGCACCCTCGACGCGGGCGCGTTCGAGTCCACCCTCCGGGAGTTCGCGGAGCTGACGGGAGGCGGGGGCGACAGACTCGTGCTGGTCGACGAACTGGAGAGCATCACCGAACCCGGCGCGAGCGCCAAGATAATCGCGGGCATCCTCGAAGAGCTACGCGGCAAGGACGTGACCGGCGTGTTCGTCTCCCACCTCGCGGCCGAGATTCGGGAGATGGCCGACTACGACGTGCCCGTCGACGGCATCGAGGCGAAGGGACTGGAGGACGGGGAGTTAGTCGTGAATCGGTCGCCCGTCAAGGACCACCTCGCGCGCTCGACGCCGGAGTTGATCGTCGAGAAGCTGGCTGGAGATTCGGACGGGGAGTTCTACGACCGACTGCTGGAGAAATTCTAG
- a CDS encoding twin-arginine translocase subunit TatC, whose protein sequence is MSGTGSSIVDEDTARAVNSGRETIGAMLSTAQDHLRKVFIVFLIGFLGCFYALRGVGWPYLKDVTTAQMSPDIAESITIVAVTPFDVILLQAKIGVVAGVLVALPVLLYYARHEFRNKHWYPDAPIARWKIAVLVALALGLFVGGVIYGYAVFFPLMFQFLADNALTAGFQTNYSIVKWTEFILFLSLSFGLAAELPLAMSGLGYTGIVPYETFRDKWRYAIMGIFVFGALASPPDPFTQLMWATPLILLYAFSLYLTKVVVTLKRAGERVSVAGVLRDDWIRIAGAPVLAFLAVRMVLTGGAREAVNGSLPAAYRLPPVESVVGLPRGQSVLAVAAGAAVLTLVVAVAYYVLRALNEIGTGPEPGRGRSPGDIDLDGLDAGGVRAAPPQVFEEMSEAEAVDHARQAMDDDDGEKAQVILDRWDEFNPDEDEDAEAAEADEGEDDADTEEATFPREPERSDNPVQSTAAGMADAFTDEETTEEDIGGWYYDIRFILDSLTSKMFWLVGIFMAVLASVFTFLYMGGIGDIREDFLRRLPAEVRPEPGSGEEILDIVVLHPVEALIFEVKISTLLAGVAVLPVLLYWAWPAMKERGLAAGDRRVFGVWGGTIALGLLGGSALGYAFVAPSVISWLVADAVRAEMIISYRVSNFFWLVFFTTAGIGLLADVPLTMWLFHWGDILSFETMKNKWREVTIAIFAAAGLLTPDSLYTMFLIAIPLSAAYLFGLGTLWVVTLGGRR, encoded by the coding sequence ATGTCCGGAACTGGAAGTAGCATCGTCGACGAGGACACTGCCCGCGCCGTCAACAGCGGTCGCGAAACCATCGGCGCGATGCTCTCGACGGCGCAGGACCACCTCCGCAAGGTCTTCATAGTCTTCTTGATTGGATTCTTGGGCTGTTTCTACGCGCTCCGGGGGGTCGGGTGGCCGTACCTCAAGGACGTCACCACGGCCCAGATGTCGCCCGACATCGCCGAGAGCATCACCATCGTCGCGGTCACGCCGTTCGACGTCATCCTGTTACAGGCCAAGATCGGCGTCGTCGCGGGCGTCCTCGTCGCGCTTCCGGTTCTGCTCTACTACGCTCGCCACGAGTTCCGGAACAAGCACTGGTATCCCGACGCCCCCATCGCTCGCTGGAAGATAGCGGTCCTCGTCGCGCTGGCGCTCGGGCTGTTCGTCGGCGGCGTCATCTACGGCTACGCGGTCTTCTTCCCGCTGATGTTCCAGTTCCTCGCCGACAACGCGCTGACCGCCGGGTTCCAGACCAACTACTCCATCGTCAAGTGGACCGAGTTCATCCTCTTTCTCTCGCTGTCGTTCGGCCTCGCCGCGGAGCTCCCGCTCGCGATGAGCGGCCTCGGGTACACGGGTATCGTGCCCTACGAGACGTTCCGCGACAAGTGGCGCTACGCCATCATGGGCATCTTCGTGTTCGGCGCGCTCGCGTCGCCGCCCGACCCGTTCACCCAGCTGATGTGGGCGACGCCGCTCATCCTCCTCTACGCGTTCAGCCTCTATCTCACGAAGGTCGTGGTGACGCTCAAGCGTGCGGGCGAGCGGGTGAGCGTCGCCGGAGTCCTCAGGGACGACTGGATTCGAATCGCGGGCGCGCCCGTCCTCGCGTTCCTCGCCGTCCGGATGGTCCTGACCGGCGGGGCGCGCGAGGCCGTCAACGGTAGCCTCCCGGCCGCGTACCGGCTTCCGCCGGTCGAGTCGGTGGTCGGGCTTCCGCGGGGGCAGTCGGTCCTCGCGGTCGCCGCGGGAGCCGCGGTCCTGACCCTCGTGGTGGCGGTGGCCTACTACGTCCTCCGCGCGCTCAACGAGATCGGAACGGGTCCCGAACCCGGACGCGGTCGGTCGCCCGGGGACATCGACCTCGACGGCCTCGACGCGGGCGGCGTCCGGGCGGCCCCGCCGCAGGTCTTCGAGGAGATGTCCGAGGCCGAGGCCGTCGACCACGCCCGGCAGGCGATGGACGACGACGACGGCGAGAAGGCTCAGGTCATCCTCGACCGCTGGGACGAGTTCAATCCCGACGAGGACGAGGACGCCGAGGCGGCCGAAGCCGACGAGGGTGAAGACGACGCCGACACCGAGGAGGCGACCTTCCCCCGCGAACCCGAGCGGTCGGACAACCCGGTCCAGAGCACCGCCGCGGGCATGGCCGACGCCTTCACCGACGAGGAGACCACCGAGGAGGACATCGGCGGGTGGTACTACGACATCCGGTTCATCCTCGACAGCCTCACCTCGAAGATGTTCTGGCTGGTCGGCATCTTCATGGCCGTGCTCGCCTCGGTGTTCACGTTCCTCTACATGGGCGGCATCGGCGACATCCGCGAGGACTTCCTCCGGCGGCTTCCCGCCGAGGTCCGGCCCGAACCCGGGTCGGGCGAGGAGATTCTCGACATCGTGGTGTTGCACCCCGTCGAGGCGCTCATCTTCGAGGTCAAGATATCGACCCTGCTCGCTGGGGTCGCGGTCCTGCCGGTCCTGCTCTACTGGGCCTGGCCCGCGATGAAGGAGCGCGGACTCGCCGCGGGCGACCGCCGGGTGTTCGGCGTCTGGGGCGGCACCATCGCGCTCGGCCTGCTCGGCGGGAGCGCGCTCGGCTACGCGTTCGTCGCGCCCAGCGTCATCTCGTGGCTGGTCGCCGACGCCGTTCGCGCCGAGATGATAATCTCCTACCGGGTCAGCAACTTCTTCTGGCTCGTGTTCTTCACCACCGCGGGCATCGGCCTGCTCGCCGACGTGCCGCTCACGATGTGGCTGTTCCACTGGGGCGACATCCTCTCGTTCGAGACGATGAAGAACAAGTGGCGGGAGGTCACCATCGCCATCTTCGCGGCCGCAGGGCTCCTGACCCCCGACAGCCTCTACACGATGTTCCTCATCGCCATCCCGCTCTCTGCGGCCTACCTGTTCGGGCTCGGGACGCTGTGGGTCGTGACGCTCGGCGGGCGGCGGTAG
- a CDS encoding ribbon-helix-helix domain-containing protein — MSKISVEVPDELLADLDEHVGDDGKFVNRSEAIRASVRKMLDVLDEIDERHGRLEDD; from the coding sequence ATGAGCAAGATAAGCGTGGAAGTGCCCGACGAGCTTCTGGCCGACCTCGACGAGCACGTCGGCGACGACGGGAAGTTCGTGAATCGGAGCGAGGCCATCCGGGCGTCGGTCCGCAAGATGCTCGACGTTTTGGACGAGATAGACGAGCGCCACGGGCGACTGGAGGACGACTGA
- the tatC gene encoding twin-arginine translocase subunit TatC has translation MADETEATAGAGNLSPATDDAAVDQPPEPVSDREREVPEEPLEDEEMPLTEHIEEMIKRLAVVIAVAGVVTAIALPVTEEVINHLWYNVIPIDQVGEDGRPRIYHPLALVLTKLKVASLAGVIIALPVFVYETYLFMRPGLYPHERRYYLAAVPTSLVLAFVGVSFAYFLVLPAIFTYFVYYTQDVAITAFGLTKTFNLILMLMGYLAVVFQIPLFIMLAIMMGLTTRQWLADRRLLFWGGFLGISFLFTPDPTGMAPILVTVTMILLFEGTLLLLKWTGN, from the coding sequence ATGGCTGACGAAACGGAGGCGACGGCGGGAGCGGGGAATCTCTCGCCCGCGACCGACGACGCCGCGGTCGACCAGCCCCCGGAACCGGTGAGCGACCGCGAGCGCGAGGTCCCCGAAGAGCCGCTCGAAGACGAGGAGATGCCGCTGACCGAGCACATCGAGGAGATGATAAAGCGGCTCGCGGTCGTCATCGCCGTCGCGGGGGTCGTCACCGCCATCGCGCTTCCGGTCACCGAGGAGGTCATCAACCACCTCTGGTACAACGTCATCCCCATCGACCAGGTCGGCGAGGACGGCCGCCCGCGCATCTACCACCCGCTCGCGCTGGTGCTGACCAAGCTGAAGGTCGCGAGCCTCGCGGGCGTCATCATCGCGCTCCCCGTCTTCGTCTACGAGACGTACCTGTTCATGCGCCCCGGGCTCTACCCCCACGAGCGCCGGTACTACCTCGCGGCGGTACCGACCAGCCTCGTGCTGGCGTTCGTGGGCGTGAGCTTCGCGTACTTCCTCGTCCTTCCCGCCATCTTCACCTACTTCGTCTACTACACGCAGGACGTGGCCATCACGGCGTTCGGGCTGACGAAGACGTTCAACCTCATCCTGATGCTGATGGGGTACCTCGCGGTCGTGTTCCAGATTCCGCTGTTCATAATGCTCGCCATCATGATGGGCCTGACCACCCGCCAGTGGCTCGCCGACCGCCGACTCCTGTTCTGGGGCGGGTTCCTCGGCATCTCGTTCCTGTTCACCCCCGACCCGACCGGGATGGCACCCATCCTCGTCACCGTGACGATGATACTCCTGTTCGAGGGCACCCTCCTCCTGCTGAAGTGGACGGGCAACTGA
- the larE gene encoding ATP-dependent sacrificial sulfur transferase LarE: protein MATVEEKAQAVREDLAERDGVVVAFSGGVDSSVVAALARDALGDDAVACTAKSETLPAAELDDARRVADEIGIRHEVVEFSELDDPKFVANDGDRCYHCRTMRLGKMFETAERLGYSVVCDGTNASDADCGHRPGLRAVDELDAYSPLLAHDISKSEVRELADGYDLSVADKPSMACLSSRIPTGLEVTEQKLTRVERAEALLREWGFSQFRVRDHDGLARIEVGADELEAALNPDFAAAARDRLTDLGFDHVTLDLDGYRTGSVSPEGEEANADETDEPLVEDVFATDYPTAE from the coding sequence ATGGCCACAGTCGAGGAGAAAGCGCAGGCGGTCCGCGAGGACCTCGCCGAGCGCGACGGCGTCGTCGTCGCGTTCTCGGGCGGGGTGGATTCGAGCGTCGTCGCGGCGCTGGCCCGCGACGCGCTGGGCGACGACGCGGTGGCGTGTACCGCCAAGAGCGAGACGCTCCCGGCGGCGGAACTGGACGACGCGAGGCGGGTCGCCGACGAGATCGGCATCCGCCACGAGGTCGTCGAGTTCTCCGAACTCGACGACCCGAAGTTCGTCGCCAACGACGGCGACCGGTGTTACCACTGTCGGACCATGCGGCTGGGGAAGATGTTCGAGACCGCCGAGCGACTGGGCTACTCGGTCGTCTGCGACGGTACGAACGCCAGCGACGCCGACTGCGGCCACCGGCCGGGGCTCCGGGCGGTGGACGAACTCGACGCCTACTCGCCCCTGCTGGCTCACGACATCTCGAAGTCGGAGGTCCGCGAACTCGCCGACGGCTACGACCTCTCGGTCGCCGACAAGCCCTCGATGGCGTGTCTCTCCTCGCGGATTCCCACCGGACTCGAAGTCACCGAGCAGAAACTCACTCGCGTCGAGCGCGCCGAGGCGCTCCTCCGGGAGTGGGGGTTCTCGCAGTTCCGCGTCCGGGACCACGACGGTCTCGCCCGCATCGAGGTCGGGGCCGACGAACTGGAGGCCGCCCTGAACCCCGACTTCGCGGCGGCGGCCCGCGACCGCCTGACCGACCTCGGGTTCGACCACGTCACGCTCGACCTCGACGGGTATCGGACGGGAAGCGTCAGCCCCGAGGGCGAGGAGGCGAACGCCGACGAGACGGACGAACCGCTCGTGGAGGACGTTTTCGCGACCGACTACCCGACCGCGGAGTAG
- a CDS encoding 23S rRNA (uridine(2552)-2'-O)-methyltransferase — MAGKDHYYNKSKQEGYRSRAAYKLKQLDREENLLHEGKTVVDLGAAPGGWLQVAAEEVGDEGLVVGVDLQRIDPVEGVETVRGDMTDESTKEVVRELAGDSVDVVVSDMAPNMTGEYSVDHARSVHLARQAFETALDVLDSGGDLVVKVFEGPDLDDLREEVDEEFQYVRTMSPDASRDSSSEVYLVAKGRLTAPVGEGDELEVEIVDEGSEGDGVAKVENYTLFVSGVEEGDTVTVVVTEIKPRFGFAKPV; from the coding sequence ATGGCAGGGAAAGACCACTACTACAACAAGTCCAAGCAGGAGGGCTACCGCTCGCGCGCCGCCTACAAACTCAAGCAACTCGACCGCGAGGAGAACCTCCTCCACGAGGGCAAGACGGTCGTGGACCTCGGGGCGGCCCCCGGCGGCTGGCTACAGGTCGCCGCCGAGGAGGTCGGCGACGAGGGGCTCGTCGTCGGGGTGGACCTCCAGCGCATCGACCCCGTGGAAGGGGTGGAAACGGTCCGGGGCGACATGACCGACGAGTCGACGAAGGAGGTGGTCCGCGAACTCGCGGGCGACTCGGTCGACGTGGTCGTCTCCGACATGGCCCCGAACATGACCGGCGAGTACAGCGTCGACCACGCCCGGTCGGTCCACCTCGCCCGCCAGGCGTTCGAGACCGCCCTCGACGTGCTCGACTCGGGCGGCGACCTCGTCGTGAAGGTGTTCGAGGGGCCGGACCTCGACGACCTCCGCGAGGAGGTCGACGAGGAGTTCCAGTACGTCCGCACCATGAGCCCCGACGCCTCGCGGGACTCCTCCTCGGAGGTGTACCTCGTCGCGAAGGGTCGGCTGACCGCGCCCGTCGGCGAGGGCGACGAACTGGAAGTCGAGATCGTCGACGAGGGCTCGGAGGGCGACGGCGTCGCCAAGGTCGAGAACTACACCCTGTTCGTGTCGGGGGTCGAGGAGGGCGACACCGTGACGGTCGTGGTCACCGAGATAAAGCCGCGGTTCGGGTTCGCGAAGCCGGTCTGA
- a CDS encoding ORC1-type DNA replication protein — translation MADDPEEGMLSWDESVFRDEHVFEIDYVPETFAHRESQMQNLKYALRPAARGSRPLNVISRGPPGTGKTTAVQKLFGELSAQTDVRTVRVNCQVDSTRYSVFSRVFEGIFEYEPPSSGISFKKLFRQITEKLVDDDEVLVVALDDVNYLFYEGEASDTLYSLLRAHEAHSGAKIGVIVVSSDLNLDVIEELDGRVQSVFRPEEVYFPVYDPEEIVDILGERVDRGFHEGVVSADILDRVAELTAESGDLRVGIDLLRRAGLNAEMRASRTVSMEDVEQAYEKSKYVHLSHSLRALNDSEIELLEVIAEHDGERAGEVYDAFHDRTGLGYTRYSEIINKLDQLDIIDATYTNVEGRGRSRQLSLRYEPDAVLNRLEGK, via the coding sequence ATGGCAGACGACCCCGAGGAGGGTATGCTCTCGTGGGACGAGTCCGTGTTCCGCGACGAACACGTCTTCGAGATTGACTACGTCCCCGAGACGTTCGCCCACCGGGAGAGCCAGATGCAGAACCTCAAGTACGCGCTCCGCCCGGCCGCCCGGGGGTCGCGGCCGCTGAACGTCATCTCGCGCGGCCCGCCCGGCACCGGCAAGACCACCGCGGTCCAGAAGCTGTTCGGCGAGCTGTCGGCCCAGACCGACGTGCGGACGGTCCGAGTCAACTGTCAGGTCGACTCGACGCGCTACTCGGTGTTTTCGCGGGTGTTCGAGGGCATCTTCGAGTACGAACCCCCCTCCTCGGGCATCTCGTTCAAGAAGCTGTTCCGCCAGATAACCGAGAAGCTGGTCGATGACGACGAGGTGCTGGTGGTCGCGCTCGACGACGTGAACTACCTCTTCTACGAGGGCGAGGCCTCCGACACCCTCTACTCGCTTCTGCGGGCCCACGAGGCCCACAGCGGCGCGAAGATCGGCGTCATCGTGGTCTCCTCGGACCTCAACCTCGACGTCATCGAGGAGCTCGACGGCCGAGTCCAGAGCGTGTTCCGGCCGGAGGAGGTGTACTTCCCGGTGTACGACCCCGAGGAGATCGTCGACATCCTCGGCGAGCGCGTCGACCGGGGGTTCCACGAGGGCGTCGTCTCCGCGGATATCCTCGACAGGGTCGCGGAACTCACCGCCGAGAGCGGCGACCTCCGGGTCGGCATCGACCTGCTCCGGCGCGCGGGCCTGAACGCCGAGATGCGCGCCAGCCGGACCGTGAGCATGGAGGACGTCGAGCAGGCCTACGAGAAGTCGAAGTACGTCCACCTCAGCCACAGCCTCCGGGCGCTCAACGACAGCGAGATAGAACTGCTGGAGGTCATCGCCGAACACGACGGCGAGCGCGCGGGCGAGGTGTACGACGCCTTCCACGACCGGACCGGGCTTGGCTACACCCGCTACTCCGAGATAATCAACAAGCTCGACCAGCTAGACATCATCGACGCGACTTACACCAACGTCGAGGGCAGAGGGCGGTCCCGCCAGCTGTCGTTGCGGTACGAACCCGACGCCGTGCTGAACCGGCTCGAAGGGAAGTAG
- a CDS encoding DUF7537 family lipoprotein: MRRNALLLIAVCCLVALAGCTGTLPGGTDEPTEDDVTYPDGVSENGTDLSTLADGHAEALNESSFALAVEMTQNGSAGEQSVAIDTAVTDDRDRVRANASMGDRRTSMYLTEDRQYTRVTADNRTVYDDSERTSDGMGMVPSSYSGAAYVEQFGASAGANFTPTDVREVDGTTLIELRADGSNVSAPEGAEIRGYDATMLVDERGVIHDLDVTVESAQDDQTANVSLSMDVSDVNGTTVEEPSWLDEARNSSEN, from the coding sequence ATGCGACGAAACGCCCTCCTGCTGATAGCGGTGTGCTGTCTGGTCGCGCTGGCCGGATGCACCGGAACCCTCCCCGGCGGTACCGACGAACCGACCGAAGACGACGTGACCTACCCCGACGGCGTCTCGGAGAACGGAACCGACCTCTCGACGCTCGCCGACGGCCACGCCGAGGCGCTGAACGAGAGCAGCTTCGCGCTCGCGGTCGAGATGACCCAGAACGGGTCGGCGGGCGAGCAGTCGGTCGCCATCGACACCGCGGTGACCGACGACCGCGACCGCGTCCGCGCGAACGCCTCGATGGGCGACCGCCGGACCTCGATGTACCTGACCGAGGACCGCCAGTACACCCGAGTGACCGCCGACAACCGGACGGTCTACGACGACTCCGAGCGGACCTCCGACGGGATGGGGATGGTCCCCTCGTCGTACTCGGGCGCGGCGTACGTCGAGCAGTTCGGCGCGAGCGCCGGGGCGAACTTCACCCCGACCGACGTCCGCGAGGTCGACGGCACGACGCTAATCGAACTCCGGGCCGACGGGAGCAACGTCTCCGCGCCCGAGGGGGCGGAGATTCGCGGGTACGACGCCACCATGCTCGTCGACGAGCGCGGCGTCATCCACGATCTCGACGTGACCGTCGAGAGCGCGCAGGACGACCAGACCGCGAACGTCTCGCTCTCGATGGACGTCTCGGACGTGAACGGAACGACGGTCGAAGAGCCGTCGTGGCTCGACGAGGCGCGCAACTCCTCCGAGAACTGA